The DNA sequence ACAACCGCCGATTGCTACGAGACCGTCCAGGCGCTCCGCTCCGACAACCGTTTCAATAGAGTCCGCAATTACTTCCCTGCTTGGCAGCGAATAATTCATGCCTTCATGCCCCATAGCTATACCGTCTGCAACCGTAATTGTGTTAAAAATCATCGGAGCTCCGCCGCCGTCAGCTGCTCCTCCTTTTGCTTTTCGGGCCAGTTTATCAATATGTACATTACAAGGGGTGACTTCACTCCATGTACTTGCCACACCAATCATTGGTTTTTTAAAATCTTCATCCTCAAATCCTACAGCACGCAGCATAGATCGGTTCGGCACACGGTTGGCGCCCTCACTGATTACTTTACTGCGGATTCTCAAGTCTTTTTCTTCACTCATACGATCGTCATCCTTTCCTGCGTTCGGTCAATTTTCAAGCTTCAGCTATAACTTATATCTTAACGACTTTTACACGTTGACGCAATGAGTTTTCAGAATTCACTTGTAATTCAAGCATTGGAATATTGATATTTGCACCCGCTTCAAAGCAGGGTTAAACTAATCATGTAGGAAAATTTGTCCAAGAAGGAGTGAAGCTTGATGAGTAAGGCTGTTCAGGAATATCTGCAGAAAAACGAGGAGCGTCTATTACATAAGCTGAGTGATTTTTTAGCTATTAAAAGTGTGAGTACAGATCCAGAAAAAAAAGACAATATGGAAGAGGCTGTCGATTTCCTCATTAATTATATGAAGGAAATAGGCTTTGACACTGTGGAACGCAGGGAAACGGGAGGACATCCCCTTGTGTATGCAGAGTACATGCAGGCCGAAGGGGCTCCGACTGCGCTGTTTTACGGTCATTATGACGTTCAGCCTGCCGATCCCTACGAACTTTGGGAAACCGAGCCGTTCACCCCGACCATCCGGGACGGGAAGATTTTCGCCCGGGGTGCAAGTGATGACAAGGGACAGGTCTTCATGCACCTTGCCGTTTTTGAAGCTATGATGAACACCGAAGGAAAACTCCCCCTGAACGTAAAGGTAGTTATCGAAGGCGAAGAAGAAATCGGCAGTGAACATCTGTACAGCTTTCTTCACGATAATCAGGAACTATTGAAAGCAGACTTCTCATTAATTTCCGATTCCGGGATGGTGGACAAAGGAATTCCGACCATCCTTTACGGATTAAAAGGTTTCACCGGCCTGGAGCTTAAAGTACGCGGCCCTGGACGGGATCTTCATTCCGGTCTATACGGCGGTGCCGTGAAAAATCCTGCTATGGCACTCGCCCAGCTGCTGGCTTCTATGAAAAACGAAGAAGAAGTCATTACCGTCCCTGGTTTCTATGACGGAGTAGAAGAGCTCCCGGAAGAAGAACGAAAATTGATGAATGAGGCTCCGGGAGAAGACTACCCTGTAACGACAGGTATTCCGGAAACGGCATCGGAAAAAGGCTATACCGCAAAAGAACATACGATGGCACGACCGACACTCGAAGTGAACGGCATGTTCGGGGGCTATCAGGGGGAAGGGACGAAAACGATCATACCCGCTGAAGCAACAGCGAAACTCACCTGCCGCCTTGTGCCTGGACAGGACCCGAAAGATGTTCAGGACAAACTGGTTGATTTCATTAACAATAATACGCCTAAAGGGGTCATTGTCGACGTCAAAAGAGAAGCACTTTCTGCAAAAGCATATAAAGTCGACCCGGGCCATCCGCTGCTTCGAAAAGCGGCAGAAAGCTACAGCGAAGCTTTTGGAT is a window from the Alkalicoccus halolimnae genome containing:
- a CDS encoding dipeptidase, whose protein sequence is MSKAVQEYLQKNEERLLHKLSDFLAIKSVSTDPEKKDNMEEAVDFLINYMKEIGFDTVERRETGGHPLVYAEYMQAEGAPTALFYGHYDVQPADPYELWETEPFTPTIRDGKIFARGASDDKGQVFMHLAVFEAMMNTEGKLPLNVKVVIEGEEEIGSEHLYSFLHDNQELLKADFSLISDSGMVDKGIPTILYGLKGFTGLELKVRGPGRDLHSGLYGGAVKNPAMALAQLLASMKNEEEVITVPGFYDGVEELPEEERKLMNEAPGEDYPVTTGIPETASEKGYTAKEHTMARPTLEVNGMFGGYQGEGTKTIIPAEATAKLTCRLVPGQDPKDVQDKLVDFINNNTPKGVIVDVKREALSAKAYKVDPGHPLLRKAAESYSEAFGSETVFVRLGGSIPVVETIDSLFGIPVVLLGFGTPEDNLHSPNESFPLEHFAKGMDVLTRFYNNAAVNK